The sequence TAGTTGTAGACGGTGGTAGTGGCAGGAGTTCGACGGTAGCAGTGGCTGATGGTGGTGGTGGATGATGGTAGCTTATGGTGGTGGCAGTGGCTGGTGGGTGATGGTGGTAGGTATGAGGAGAGGAGGTGAGCTTGCTTTAAATGCTTTTAAGAATGACGATGCCAGAAGCTTCCAGAGTTCTAGCACGTGTGATAATTATTTGATACGTAAAAAGACCAAAATACTCTTTTCAAATAAAATATTATGGTGAGTAGTAAAATTATACTCTCtattgagatatatatatatatatatctataattatatatatatataaatatataaatataatgacGGATCCAAATTTTTGTGTATATGAGGGCTAAAACTTTACTAAAGAATTTAAGGATTTGACTACAAAAATTACACATAGCAACGTTAACAAAATAGTAAAATCATCTATATATAATCAATAAGAATAAGAAACAATATATATTAAAGAATTTTTCTAATCGACTACACTAAGAGACGACGTCACACTAACATGTGTAAGTTTTTATtacaagaaaaatagtaattgtgatgaaaaaaaTTGGAAGATGGTGGTAAGAGAATGACtttgttcatttattctgaccaagttaagtacatcaatatcaatatgtttgtaaaaagtacgacaagtttcttagtttgaatttaacatttacattcaattaatacataaaacatatcattaaactgcttCGTTTAAATAAACCTATGAATCCACgggttaattaatataatataagtaaaagTAAATTTTTTTCAGCGAAAATACTAAAACTTTCATACTAAAGAGACTTCAACATAAATTGAAGCCCCAAAAGAACATACAAATAAAGAAAACCGAGCTCAAACAACAATAACAAAATTTAACCGAGCTCGCACGAGACAataagtaaaagtaataataataataaataaataaataaataaataaataaaggaatttgcAATACATTGCCCTAAGAGCATCACTTAAAGTTTCCAAAAATAATTTGATTCCTTCATTTATTAATTGTGATCATTAAGAACCAAGAATCTCTACCCCTTTAAAATAAGAAATCATCATTTATAACTGAATATTAATAACCATTTTATATGTAGCTTAAATATTTTCCAATTCCTATTTAATTGAAGAATATAAAATTACTCAATGAATTGAAGAGCATGATAAAATTTTGATACGACTGGAAGATTTACGGGGTATCatattaaattttttattattatattattcacAATATTAATTGAAAATCATCATTAATAAATGAAAATATCAAACATAATTTTAGACTTAATCCTATTAGTGATGTAGTCGCATATAAATCTTCAGCTTAATCAAAGTAAGAGTGAGTAGCTAACTTAATTTTTACACTACACAAGGATTGAATCAGTCCATCGGAATATAGATAATAGATTCATCTCCTCCACATAGGTAACACTTTTATTTTTACATTACATCTTTAATCTTTCTTTATTTGTCATAATAGTACCATTTTTTTTTGTACGTCTTTATTTAGTATAAAGTTTGATGCTTGTATTCTAATACCATGTTTATTTTGCCATGAATTATTTATCATTGTCTTTCTAATTTGTTTATGTAATTTGTTATTAATTAgttaattgttatatatttatttctATTTACGATGTTGTAGAAATTTTGTATCATGATTAATTTGGATTTGAACCAAATTTCAAATGAAGAACATGATGAAACATTAGAGAATGAACCTTTTGTTGGGCAAGCAGTCTCAAACTTTGAAGAAGcacatatattttataaaaattatgccATGCAACATGGTTTTGCAATTCGCAAGGATCGGTCCGAGACCAAAAAAGATAAGTTTGTAAGAGATGCTCTATATGTAAGGAAAGTGGACACACAAAGCCTACATGTAAGATTTATAAATATGGCTTTGAAATTGGATGCTACAACTTCTAGTGAGCGACAAAATACATGTACACCTACCGAAGACATATGCTTGAATCCTATATTAACTACCAAGTATTAGATGAAAATGTTAAATTTGTGTTTCTTTGGATATTTGAGTTTTAATTTTTGAAGTATGATGAAATAAAAGCAAATATTTTCTAGTTATATGATTGAAGAACTAATATTTGATTTATATGGATAATGGATAATATGATGATCACCTATGTCATACAAATGGGTTTAGACAAAATATGTTGAAAGATATGGCTTACATCAACAAGTCAGTCGACAAAGTATATTTTCAAGTTGATATATATTCGGCCGTATCAAAATTTGATCATGCTCTCTTCAATTCATTAAGTAATTTTAATTTTATATTCTTCAATTAAATAAGAAATGAAAAATATTTTACCTATATATAGAATGGTTATATTAAATATTCAGTTATAAAAGAAGGTTTCTTGTTTTGAATGAGTCCAGGTTCTTGGTTCTTCATGATCACAATTAATAAATGAAGGAATCAAATTATTTTTGAAAACTTTAGGTAATGCACTTAGGGCAATGTATAGCAAATTCCATAAATAAATACTCCGCAATAGGTTTTTATAACGTAAAGACTTGCTACGTACGTTTACCTAAAATCTCATATGAATCGTAGGCGAACGTTTATAAATAGGGATTTCGCTAATTAACACCCCCTCAAAAACATTCTGCACATTCCCTTCCAATTGAAGCCCTCAACGGTACGTTTATCTACACGATCGATTTAATTTTCAGTATCTACTTCGTTTTCACAATTTAGGGTTTATAAAGAAGGATTTCGCTAATTAACACCCCCAAAACATTGTGCACATTCCTTTCGAATTGAAGCCCTAAACGTACGTTTCTCCTTAAATTACACTATCGTGATCGATTTgattttcagtatctttttcgttTTCACAATTTAGGGTTTATAAAGAGTGATTTCGCTAATTACCAGCCCCAAACATTGTGCATATTCTCTTCGAACGGTACGTTTCTCCCCTAATTACATTATTGCGATCGATTTCAATTCCACTATCTTCTTCGTTTTCACCATTAATCAAAGGATCGGTGATCGAGATATGGTGACCGAAGACTTGAAGACGTGGGTTTCGGACAAGTTAATATCCGTATTAGGATATTCAAAACCTATTATGGTCAGGTATTTGATTAGTTTATCTAAGAAACCTAATTCATCTCCTAACGATGTATTTAATCATCTTAAAGACATGGTTCCGGTGTCATCTAATTTGAGTGACACACAGGTGTTTGTTGAAGAATTGTTCAGGAAAATTGAGGAGCGTAAGAGTACAGATGGATTTAATAGTGTTTATCGACAAGAAGAACAAGTTGCAGCAATGGTAGCCAGAAAACAGAGGACTTACAAGCTGTTATTGGAGgcagatgatgataatgatgagcgTGATATCACTACTTCGGTTGCTTCACAGTTGAAAAAGGTAAATAAACGTTTCAGGAAGAAGACTGTAAACCAGGATGATTCTGAGTCTGAAGAAGAGCGATTGCGATTGGGTGACCAACAAGAACGAGAGGAGTTGACCGAACACAAGTCGTCGAATGATTACATTGTACGTTTACGAAAACGTTCAAGGCACCAGTATCTAAAGAAAAGAGAGGATAAGAAAACGGAAGAATTAAAGGATAAAATAGAAGATGAAGAGTATTTATTTGGGGATGTTAAAGTAACTGAAGCTGAAGAGCGCGATTTTAGATATAAGAAACTAATATATGATTATCTGGTGAAGAAGCAAACAACGCTGGAGGATGATAGCATTAGTAATGAGTACAGTATACCTGATACGTATGATGATGAAGGTGCTGGTGTAAATCAGAAAAAACGATTTGCGGTCGCCATGGAGCGCTACAGAGATTTAAAAGATGGAGATAAGATGAACTCGTTTGCTGAACAACGAGTTTGGGAAGATCATCAGCTTGGAAAAGCAACATTCCATTATGGGTCAAAGAACTTAAAGCAGCAGTCTGACTACAATTTAGTGTTTGATGAGGATCAACAGATTGAATTCGTACTGGGGGGACAAGTGATGGGGGATGAAAATGTTAATCATGTTGAACGAGAACAGGACAAATCTATAGCAAAATCAGCACATGAAAAGCTTCTAGAAGACAGAAAGAGTTTACCTGTATATCTGTATCGGGAGTCTTTGCTCAAAACTATCGAAGAGCATCaggttgttgtgattgttggggaGACTGGATCTGGGAAGACAACTCAGATACCACAATATCTTCATGAATCTGGTTACACAAAACGAGGAATGATTGGGTGTATGCAGCCTAGGCGGGTTGCTGCAATGAGTGTGGCTGCTCGAGTTGCTCAAGAAATGGAAGTCAAAGTCGGTCATGAAGTTGGGTATTCAATACGTTTTGAAGACTGTACTTCAGATAAGACAGTAGTAAAGTATATGACAGATGGAATGTTACTCCGTGAGTCTCTTGGTGAACCCGTTCTTGAAAGTTACAGTGTTGTAATGGTGGACGAGTCCCACGAAAGGAGTTTGTCAACCGATATGCTGTTTGGTTTACTAAAGGATATTGCTAGGTATCGACCCGACCTTAAGTTGCTTATCTCTAGTGCCACTCTCGATGCTAAGAAGTTTAGTGATTATTTCGATCGTGCCCCAATTTTTGAAATTCCAGGTAGACGATTTCCAGTAGAAATTTATTACACCAAAGCACCCGAGGCCGATTATTTGGATGCTGCAATAGTCACAGTGTTACAGATTCATGTTACCCAACAACCCGGAGATGGTGACATTTTGGTTTTTCTAACGGGTCAGGAAGAAATCGAAACAGCAGAGGAGATTCTTAAACACAGAACACGAAGATTAGGGAGTAAAATATCACAACTGATAATATGCCCTATATATGCAAATCTCCCAACTGAGCTCCAGGCAAAAATATTCGAACCCACACCTGAAGGGGCCCGCAAGGTGGTCCTGGCAACCAACATTGCAGAAACTTCTTTAACCATTGACGGTATCAAATACGTGATTGACCCGGGTTTCGTTAAGATGCAATCGTACAACCCGCGGAAGGGGGATGGAATCGTTACTCGTCACTCCTATCTCTAAAGCCTCTGCAAATCAAAGGGCGGGTTGATCGGGTCGAACGGGTCCCGGTAAATGTTATAGACTGTACATGAGTCACAGCTATTTTAATGAGTTAGATGATAACACTGTCCCTGAGATCCAACGAACCAATCTTGCAAACGTGGTGCTAAGTTTAAAGAGTCTCGGGATCCATGACTTGTTGAATTTTGACTTTATGGATCCACCGCCAACTGAATCATTACTTAAAGCGCTAGAACTACTATATGCCTTGGGTGCACTCAGTAAAGATGGTGAGTTAACGAAATTGGGTAGAAAGATGGCCGAATTCCCGCTTGATCCTATGTTGTCTAAGGTGATTGTTGCATCTGACAAGTATAAATGTTCAGACGAGATCATTTCGATTGCTGCTATGTTATCCATTGGAAGCTCTGTTTTTTATCGTCCAAAAGACAAACAAGTCCATGCGGACAATGCTCGGTTGAATTTTCATACGGGTAATGTGGGGGACCACATAGCACTTCTTAAGGTTTACAGGTCCTGGAAGGAAACAAACTATTCTAGGCAGTGGTGTTATGAGAATTACATTCAGGAGAGGAGTATGAAGCGTGCTCGAGACATACGGGATCAGTTGAAGGGGCTACTTGAAAGAGTTGATATTGAATTGACATCAAACACAGCACCCGATTTCGTACCAATTAACAAGGCAATAACGTCAGGATACTTTCCAAATTCGGCAAAGATGCAAAGTGGGTCCTACAGAACCCTGAAACATCCTCAGACTACTGTCTATATTCATCCTAATTCTGGTTTAGCAGCAGCTCAGGTAGTACTTCCTAGGTGGGTGGTTTACCACGAGCTTGTCTTGACTTCAAAGGAGTACATGCTGAGCAGCTCAGGTAGTACTTCCTAGGTGGGTGGTTTACCACGAGCTTGTCTTGACTTCAAAGGAGTACATGCGACAGGTCAGCGTGTTAAAACCCGAGTGGCTTTTGGAAATTGCACCTCATTATTATCAGTTGAAGGATGTTGAATAAATACATATTAACTGGTGATTTTCAGAAGCTTTACTTTTATTATGCTTTGCTTACTGCTATAACCCTGTTACAATTCAAATTATTCAATGATTACCTGTTTATTATAGTTTTCTTTCTATTCTATTTGCACCTCATTATTATTAAGTGGTTGAGTATACTTTATATCGTCGATTTTGGGAATTTTATCATCTTATATATCCCTTTTATTGTTTCGCAGCACCAGACTTTTGTTCTTCAATAATTCATGCTTTCACATATCAAGACACCTTGTCTATTGAATTGTAGGTTGGTTGGGTTCTTTTCTCTTTGTTTGATTAAATTCTTTTTAGTTTTGAATTTGAACTTTTAGTTTTATGGGTATGATCGAGGCCGGTTAAAGTTTCGATTTTGATACGTGGGTTTAATCAAGTTTGCTGATTTGAGGTTTTAAGTTTTTGGGTATCATCAGGTTTGGTTAAAGTTTCAGTTTTGATATCTGGGTTGAATTAAAATTTGCTTTGCATTTAAGGGCTTGGGTTTGATTGGTTAAAGTTTAGCTTTTGATATCTAGGTTTGATCATTCTTGGTGAATTTTAGTTTTCGAATTCTGGGTTTGATCAGGATTGACTAAAGTTTCAATCTTAATATCTGGCATGCTTTGATTTTGAAGTTTTAGGCTAATAGGACTGATCGAGATCAGTTGAAACTTCTAATTTTGATATTTTGTACTTAAGAGTTTAATAATCCTTAAAATTGAAATTTATTTGATCTAGGTGGATTTTAGCTTCTGAGTTTGGTGGGGGCTGTTTATATGGTGGTTCCAAAATCTCCCTGTGTCGATAAATCCATCTGTTTTTGATGAAGAGGAAGGTTTGCCTTCACCTGCTTTGGAAGATTTAGCATTTTTTGAACCCACCCACAATGCCATTAGAGCTAAATTAGGTATACTACTATTGTTTTTTTCCGTTATGAAATACTGTAACAAACTTCTGTTTTATGGCATTTTTGGAACCATACGTTGACgtattgttttttgtttttttgtctCTTCAATTATGGCTCTCTGAAGTTCTTTGATGACATGGATGATATTGAAAGTGAGTTGAATGCATAAAACttgaatattatatatacataatccTTCTTATGATATTCGGTTTTCATTGAATTCCCGTTTCAAATTTGTTCCAGATCCTAGAAAAGTGATGAATTCAATAAGAATGGTAATAACGGGAGAAAACTACCCGTTGAGAAGCGAAACCTAATGAAGTGTAAACAACAGAAACTGTTAAATGGACCAAACATGGTCCCGAAACTAGCTGTGGTCAAACCAAGTAAACCTTTTCTGACTCAACCCCGAGACACATGAATCCATATTTGCACAAGAAGTTGCAAAACCTTGGAAAACCTATTCCTCCCAAGGGGACCAATGACTCTTCAAGCGTAAGTTATTGTATTTCATAACCATAATAGCCTATCAGGGTCTGTTTATATATCACTCATGGATAGTTGTTCATCAAGTCTTCTGAATGGACAGCCTGAATGATATAAAAAGTTGCTATTGATGTGTTGTGTTTACCTTAAGCAACTCATTTACAGTTGTTACAAGCAGAAGTTTATGTCTTCAAATGAGGAAAGTGAAGAAGACAAGCTTGAAGGAACACAAAGGAAACACAAGAACGAAATCAACAAGCGGAAAAAGATTTGTGTTAATGATTCTTGATCAATTttacattttatttttttttggtaaaagtaataacttttatctttggcagcGAAAAAGTAGAGAACCATACAAGTTATGGAGCTGCATGATCTTCCAATGCAGAGTGTTGCACCGAAAAATCCGGAAGCAACCATAACAGATGCCAGGGGCATGGGCGGTTCTAGCTCTTGGTCACAACTACCATCTGGTCGGTTTTCATCCATCGCATAAATATTGACAGCGTATACTCGAATAACCTGTcaaatcaattacataatttgatGGCGATATAATTTTAATCTCCGATGCTTGATTAAATGGCTTATACATAATTGATATGGCTATTATCTCAATCGATATCCCTCACCTTTGGAATGGATGCCTCTTGACGCGACCCCGAGTTCGGAACTCACTTGTCAATCCTAGATGCCTTAAACGCAACTAGGAATTCCGATTGTCTAAGTGTTTCACCAAGCCTCCCACTGCGTGTGAAAGAGATGCCTCGACGCAACTCTGAGTTCGGAATTGTCGAGTTGATTCGAGATGCCTTGAAGACAACTATGAGTTTCGAACTTTAGTTGTTTCAAGAAGCCTCGTTTTGAGACGATATTAGTCCTTTAGTATTATTTTGCAGGGAGCATTTCGTATTTTGGTCCCTGAAGAGAACTACGCCTTGTCGCATCGCGTATGATGCATCACACATGGTTGTATCTATTGCACGCAAGCATCTGTAGGCAACAAACAGTATGTTTGATCAATTATCCTATTAAAAATATCAGATTCAACTGTCAACTCACGAATTATATAGAATGCAATCTTGGTTTGTAATTGTGGATATAAGCGAACTACTAAACCAAACAAATTATCTTTGTGTTCATCTTtttattttttccttttttttttttttgaacatgcATCTTCGTGTCCATCTTATGCTGAATTTGTTATGTTGTATTTATCATTTGTTTAACAAGCTGGAGTAATGCTTCTGTTTGTAAGAGACACGGGAGTCTGCAAATTAGACCCCACTTTTTCATGTAATATGTTCCAGATTTCTATAGCTTTAGCATTCATCTCGTTGTTTCTTCTTGCTTTGGGCGTCTACAATTTGTAAATAACTTACTATTGAGGTCCTTTTTCGTTAATCATGTATGATATAACTCCTTTGGCTCggcttttatttctttttattttagtcTAGTTAACTTCTTTATAAGCATATAAGCATTGGGGTTAATAAGCTAGATAACAACTGTTGAATCCACCGATTTAACTTTTGCAAGTCAATGTTACCTGTTTGACTTGCAAGTCTACAATACTGGCCTAATGGAAAATTGTTTGGGTTTGCATAATAACAATGGGAATGGGTACTTCTCGTTTTTTTATGTACTAATTGTTTTACAGTTACTTAAAGTAGTAAAGAGACTAATTTATGTTAAGATTGACATATACAAATAAACGAGAAAATATTGATATATTCCTGAGAAATAATGGCGATGGTGGTGGTTGTGAGTTTAAACAAAAGCAACATTACATTTACATCAAATTTAAGTAATCGTTGATGCATAATTAGATGCAAACGACTCATTATTATATGAAATTTGAATGCATATTTTGGATGATACCACATCCATTATATGATAACACATTCATTAAAGATAATTAGTACATTCTCGATATATCAAAGGCCAAAATCCAAGGTTCATAAACGATAAAGCAAGAAGAAAAAAATATGGGCCAACTATAAACATGTTATGCAAAGCTTATCAGTCATGAATTACTAATAGTGAGCTTATAATTCATTGTCCAATGGAAAGAAAAACCCAAATAAGAAGTAGACTATAACTGGAAAAAGGAATATAGATTACAGTCGTCTACGCATGCGCCTGGCATTAGGGTCTGCAGATTCTGCTGCTGCCGATCCAAAATCTAACCCAATAATACTGCTGCCGCTTCTTTTTCTACTCAACCCTTCACCTGATCTTTCATCCACGGCTACCGATGATGCAATCGTTTCTAGAAGCTCTGAAAGTAACATAGGCCATGTCTCCTCTACATATTTGAACCCTTCTGTTTGCATAACCACTACAAAACATATCAGAAAAATAAATTAGATATCTGTGCAAACATGCTGTAAAAGCAACAAAACTGCTGTTGggtaaataataatatagatcatgtaGGTGCTCACAACTTTCTATATATAATCTCACATGATAAAAATGTGTTATGTATATTTTAGTCCAAGCAAAGGCCAATGGACCCAGATGCACACAGATAGTAAACATATAAGAAACATGAACTAGATTCAATGACCTAAAGATCGAAACTTGTTTTCGCTGATATATCCAAATagatgaaagaaaaagaaaaaaaaacagccATTCTATGTACATTTTTTCAATACCAAGAAAGAATAGAACTTGGTTTCGAGTCCTTCATTAAAATGCAATGGAGAGAGTATTTTCATACATAATTTTATACTACAACTGATATTGGTATCCTGAAATCGTCAATTCCTTGGTAGCTTGTTTGCAGCTAAGATAACTAAAACTTAGATAATTTTTTCTAGATACTGAAACAAATTAAGATAACTAGATAAGCTTACTATAGATCCCAACCCTACACATATTAAATCACATATGTATAAAGGCAAACTCCTTGTACATTTCTTATGTGAGATTTTTTTCATATCATCTCAAGATCACCAACACTGAAATTGTTTTATTGTTCAATTGTGCTAGACATGCATGCACATTAATAAACTTTTCGTtataaggttttccctgttcgggttacccggaAGGGCGTTCAAAACCCATACTCTAATGTTTGCAGCCCAACAGGATTACTTTTCCCAGTTGTTTCCAACCGCaagattcgaacctgagacctcttgcaagggtaTCAGGGCCTCAACCACTGGGCTATATCTTGAACATTAACAAATTTCTGCATAATAAACAGTCAACATATTGAAATCGACATAACCTGAACAATGCACCGCTCAGATTCTATGGACAACACGCACCTCCCAAGTTTGCCGCAGCAAATTTCAGACATATAGCCTTAAGTTGAGAACAACGGTGTTGATCAGCAAGAGAAAGAGTTGTAGCCACTGTATCAACAGTAACTTCTTCACACAATTTGGCTTCACACAACTGTTTCAGTCGATCTAGACCAAACCGATCAGCAGCAGCCAACATATGTTGAATTATGTTAATCGATGTGTTCATTGACATTGACCCCGTTACCTCTTGTGAATCGGGAAGGTTATCTGAGTAGATAAACATAAGCATACCCTGCAAAACATACGCATGTATATAAACTGAGCCATAGTACAGTGATACCACAAATGCAGCAAAGAATAGTGAGTATATAAACtgaggtgctgtttgtttttttaagatgtttttgtcttaaGATCTGCGGATcatgtctgtaaagaagatgtggtcTAAAGGTCCGTGTGCTGAAtagtgaagactgtttgtttttatgtctgcgtATAACTTATCCTGTCTGCAACACTTAGAAGCATTAATCTAAGTCTGCGAGCCTGCATATAAGACAttatttaagatgtttttgtctgaagatctgcagaccatgtctgtaaagaagatgtggtcTGAAGGTCTGGATGCTGAATAACGAAGACGGTTTGTTTTTAGGTGTGCAACATAACTTAATtctgtctgcagcacttagaagcacatttctaagtctgcgatGCTGCAGACATAATAAGACATAATTTTACCTTATATCTTCTGAAAAACAAACTGTCTGCAGTCTGCGAgcgcgcagacataagacataataaggtctgcagACAGGAAAACAAACAACACCAAACTGTctcataagacataataaggtctgcagACAGGAAAACAAACAACACCAAACTGTCTGCAACAAAAAGTCTGCGGGCGCGCAAACATAAGACATAATAAAGATCTGCACAcataaaaacaaacaacacctgaaTGTCTATTACCTTGAAAACAGAGGGTTCTATATCCATCAATTCTATTTCGTCCATATTAGGATTTCCAACAAGTCCAAAAAATTGTGCTCTAAATACAGGAGAGCGAGCAGCAAGTATCAATTTGTGAGCCTTGAAAGTCTCGCCCCCAACACGGAAAACTATATCGCATCCGGTTTCAGTTTCTAACAAATACTTGAGATTTTGACCCATATCTGATGGAGGTATAGAAATGGTAATATGTTTGGGT comes from Rutidosis leptorrhynchoides isolate AG116_Rl617_1_P2 chromosome 4, CSIRO_AGI_Rlap_v1, whole genome shotgun sequence and encodes:
- the LOC139839537 gene encoding BTB/POZ and MATH domain-containing protein 3-like isoform X1, whose product is MLTNNFDHGISSGSKSINESVNGSHDFTIRGYSLAKGMGAGKYISSDTFSVGGYDWAIYFYPDGKNLEDNSMYVSVFIALASDGTDVRALFELTLLDQSGKGKHKVHSHFDRALESGPYTLKYRGSMWGYKRFFRRVSLETSDYLKDDCLSMHCTVGVVRNRVEGPKHITISIPPSDMGQNLKYLLETETGCDIVFRVGGETFKAHKLILAARSPVFRAQFFGLVGNPNMDEIELMDIEPSVFKGMLMFIYSDNLPDSQEVTGSMSMNTSINIIQHMLAAADRFGLDRLKQLCEAKLCEEVTVDTVATTLSLADQHRCSQLKAICLKFAAANLGVVMQTEGFKYVEETWPMLLSELLETIASSVAVDERSGEGLSRKRSGSSIIGLDFGSAAAESADPNARRMRRRL
- the LOC139839537 gene encoding BTB/POZ and MATH domain-containing protein 3-like isoform X3, producing MLTNNFDHGISSGSKSINESVNGSHDFTIRGYSLAKGMGAGKYISSDTFSVGGYDWAIYFYPDGKNLEDNSMYVSVFIALASDGTDVRALFELTLLDQSGKGKHKVHSHFDRALESGPYTLKYRGSMWGYKRFFRRVSLETSDYLKDDCLSMHCTVGVVRNRVEGPKHITISIPPSDMGQNLKYLLETETGCDIVFRVGGETFKAHKLILAARSPVFRAQFFGLVGNPNMDEIELMDIEPSVFKGMLMFIYSDNLPDSQEVTGSMSMNTSINIIQHMLAAADRFGLDRLKQLCEAKLCEEVTVDTVATTLSLADQHRCSQLKAICLKFAAANLGGACCP
- the LOC139839537 gene encoding BTB/POZ and MATH domain-containing protein 3-like isoform X2, with translation MLTNNFDHGISSGSKSINESVNGSHDFTIRGYSLAKALASDGTDVRALFELTLLDQSGKGKHKVHSHFDRALESGPYTLKYRGSMWGYKRFFRRVSLETSDYLKDDCLSMHCTVGVVRNRVEGPKHITISIPPSDMGQNLKYLLETETGCDIVFRVGGETFKAHKLILAARSPVFRAQFFGLVGNPNMDEIELMDIEPSVFKGMLMFIYSDNLPDSQEVTGSMSMNTSINIIQHMLAAADRFGLDRLKQLCEAKLCEEVTVDTVATTLSLADQHRCSQLKAICLKFAAANLGVVMQTEGFKYVEETWPMLLSELLETIASSVAVDERSGEGLSRKRSGSSIIGLDFGSAAAESADPNARRMRRRL